In Lagopus muta isolate bLagMut1 chromosome 14, bLagMut1 primary, whole genome shotgun sequence, the DNA window CAGGGGAATGAGCTCTGtcattcttttttaatgaatatcTGATTACAACGGGGAGAGACCCAGCAGCTTCTGTGCTGTATTTGCTGAGCGGGTGAGGCTGAGTGCCGTGCTTGAACTCTGAATATCAACATTTATCACCTATCATCACATGGCTGATGGGAAACAACGCATGCATGAGTTGTAAACCAAGGTTTCAGTACAGAGGAGCTGTAAGTGAGCACTCCAAAGCACGTACCTTCACTGCAGCACAACTGACAAAGccaagcagccccagcagcccacGAGCAGAGGAGGGCCGGGCTCCATTCCAGCGACCAAAGGagggctgccctgtgccaggaGGTTGTTTTCACTAAGGGTGAAGTACAGCTTTTCTCACACCGCTGCCTATTCAGTCACCAAACTCGTGTATTAAATGAACCAACTGACCGCCCTGCCAAGAACAGTTACTAATTCCAGGGGTACAAAGGGCCCACGGGGTCTCTCCTCAATGCTGTGCTACATGCTTAGCTTCCAGCGCTGCTGGCAACGCAtccaaaggagcagcagagcacttCTGCAGCACGCCCTGCTCCTGGCATGGAGAAGTGCAGCTCATCTCAGCACTGCACGCAGCAAGCTTtgcactcagagcagcacacagctccacagcaggcactgagctCAGTTACAGCGTGAGTGCAGTTAGCTATGGGTCTGCAGCGTTATTAAGGGACCTTACAGAGAGCACCTGGTGCTTCTTGTATTTCACAGCGCCCTGAATCAGCTCAGCAAGCCCAAGTGAAGCACTTTGTTGGGACAGAACCAGCTGCACCTGCAATCAatgctttctctctcttgtGGAAGCATACAAATGTCATTATCTAACACAGGGCAAAGCCACAAGTCTTCTCTGCTGTATCAAAATTCAAAGACAGCTGTTTGTTTGTGATAGTACAAATATGGTACTtggtgaggaaaaaagaaaagatgttggAGAGCAGCTAAAATAGTCATGGAATGGCAGAAACCATCATCGCGTTTGTCTGACACTGACACAGAGAGGGAATGGTTTACAagcacaggagagcagcagatcAGCTCGTCATGTGTCACTGAAGGatgtacttttaaaatgaacCAACCTCATCCAAAGCTGCGTTGCACAGATGGCCTTAGATCTGATGGAATCCCATGGTACCTTCCATCACAGTCAAAACAGCTTTAAGAGATCTAAGGAAAAAGGTTACGTTGTTTCACATCAGAGATTGTTATCTGAATTAACCttccactgaaatgaaagaattctGGAAGTAAATCAGGCATCCCCTGAACGAGCACTCCTTACTTAGAAGCCCTAAGATGTGAAAGCCAGATTACAGGTGGCACTTCTCTAGATTACCAATAGCACAGCTCTAATTAAAGGCACCTGgcatgaaaacatttccttacACATTTccttattaaataaaacaagaatcCATCCTTTTCAAATCCTGCAAGAAGAGTTTCTAAGCGCTCCGAGCACTCAGTGCTTCTCCAGATGGAGCCTTCGGGAGCATCTTATACACGTTGAGCGATGACAACCGGCGTTGTTGCTGCACTTTCTTTAAAACCTAACCCACCAACACCGGAATCCCCGCGGCTGGCATCTCTTCTCCTGCCGGCTCCCCCTGCGGGCCGATCCACGAACAGCCGCGTATCGCAGCTCAGCGGGCGGAAAAGTTTAACGCTGAGCAGCGGGGTTTGGAGGTGAGACGCTTCCACGTGCGAAGGCTCAGCCCGGCCGCACGCACACACGTGTGTTGCACAGCCAGCTGCGGAGCTTTGCCTTCGGTTTCTAATCGCAGAGAAATCTCACACAGCTGAAACGTATAAAAGGGCTCGTGCTCGCggggtttttttcttgaatgtcTTTGGGGGAGGCGTCGTTAGGCTGCGGCTCTGAAGAGCATGGCGGGTACCTGGAGGATCTGCGTTTGTTTCTATTGCTGCCTTCACTGGCTTTCTTGTAGCATCCAGTGCTCCCCCCGCTCCAGGGATCGTGCAGCTCCTGACAAACTCTCCGGGCTCCCGGGAGCTCCTGAGCTCAGCCAGCTCCACCCGCTGCTGCGGCTGCCCCACGGCGTGAGCCGAAGTTATGCCCTCCTGCCCCCCCTGCTCAAAGTGCTGACCGACCAGGGACGTCAGAGCTGGGAAAGCGGGACCCCCAGGCTCCAGCCGGACTCCCGAGCCCTGCGGTACATGAAGCGGCTGTATAAGATGTATGCCACCAAGGAGGGGATCCCGAAGGCCCACAGGAGCCACCTCTATAACACTGTTCGACTTTTCACCCCGTGTTCCGAGTGCCAGCACCGCCACAGGGATCTGATTACAGGTAGGTGTGGAGCCTCCCAGCTCAGACTGCTGTAGGCGTTTTGGTTTTGAATAGGCAATCTCGTGCCAACGTATCCTAAATACAGCACCAGAAAGCAGTGGTCTGAATCTGAACCAACTTCCGAAAGTGAATTTTAAGGCTGCTGTTAAAATTTGTAACTTTAGATGAAAAATCATTAACATAAACCATATTGTAAGTTCATTAAGATCCATAGAGCCCTCATCTGACTCTAAATCCTTTGCTCTCTGTGAGTTTGGGGATCCCTTACTGCACTTGTGTGGTCACAAGGAACAATTTCTAACTCAGAGGGAAagaggcagtgctgagcagtgagAGAAGCAGTGTGCTGAGCATTCAGCTCCACGCCTGGAGAGAGGGCCAGCACAGGGCTTCCCCAATCCCAGAATGAGATGGCAATCCCACTAAATACAAATAACATCATGGGAAATGACAAGAACAGCGTATCCTGCAGTAGGGATGAATGAGACAGAAACATGCATTCAAAATAGCTTAGAAGCTgtcctttctgctttgtaagagaaaagcaaactgacaaaaatgactttctgctttgctgttagTCAGAGTCACTGGCAGCTGTTGGTCAGCAATATGCGAGCAGGGAGAATAACTGCAGTTAATGCTAAAAACCTGAAGTTTTAAAGGGAACCTGGCGGCACACCTTTAAAACTGACACTATTTCATTTTATGGTTTTCTGTACAATTCAAAGCGTCTGGttcctctttccccttcccaGAACTGAAAGGACAACTGCCAATTTTGTGTGCTGCTCCTTACCTGCATGCTAATGCCTCTTAAAAGCCTTGGGCCGCCTTGGTGTTGTTGGTAACGTTTGGTTCTGACCTAAGCAGACATTCCATATAACAAAAATACAGGCATCTAAATtggtttcttctgctgcttaaCGATGTCTGATTATCCACTGTGCCGTAGCATTTATGTACAGGTGACAAATCAGGATGCACTAACTGCAAGATCTGTTTCCCTTCTCAGGAGACTTTCACTCGGTGGATTTGCTCTTCAACCTGGATCGTGTCACTGCTCTCGAGCACTTACTCAAGTCTGTCTTGCTCTACTCATTTGACACCTCGGTTCCCACTTCTTCCTTTACGTGCACGTGCCATTTGTCTGTGAAGGAGCATGACTTTTCTAGCCAAGTATGTCCCAGCGTTTCGCACTCCGTAGCGTTTAGCCTGCACTTTGAAGTTAGAAAGCGCAAGTGGGTTGAGATTGATGTGacttcttttctgcagcctCTCATTGCTACTAACAGGAGGAATATTCACATGGCTGTGAACTTCACTTGTCTTTTGGGTAACCCGCAACATAACACTGAACAGGATAATCTCATTAACATGGCTCTGGTCcccccttctctccttctttaCCTAAACGATACCAGCGAGCAAGCTTATCACAGGTGGAACTCACTcagacacagaaggaaaagcccGGTTCGGCccaagcagaggagcagcctgtttgctgctgtgccaggggGCGAAGGAAGAGAGAACACGCAGGGTAAAAGGGCATCTCGGCATCGAAGGGCAGAGAATCTGAAGGAAGCTCCAGCAACTCCGCCTCAAAATTTGAGTGAATATTTCAAACAATTTCTGTTTCCTCAGAACGAGTGTGAGCTCCACAGCTTCCGTTTAAGCTTCAGCCAACTGAAGTGGGACAAATGGATCATAGCTCCACATCGGTACAGCCCTCAGTACTGCAAGGGCGACTGTCCCAGGGCGGTCGGGCACCGCTACGGCTCTCCTGTGCATACAATGGTGCAGAACATCATCTATGAGAAACTGGACTCCTCTGTTCCCAGGCCCTCCTGTGTTCCTGCTGAATACAGCCCTCTGAGCGTCCTGACCATAGAGCCCGATGGCTCCATAGTCTACAAGGAATACGAGGACATGATAGCTACTAAGTGCACTTGTCGGTAGTGGGTGTCCCCTCAGCTGCTTCACGCTTAGTTTGGGTGTTTTGCATTCTCCAAATACTTGTAGCATTTGTGTAATTCTAGCAGCTCTTTCAAACTGAATAGGATTTAGCGTGGGATAAGAGGGTGTTTATATAATAGCACTATTTTTGTAGCCACTCGGTCTCTCTAGAAcgtgaaaataaatgtaaatatctttttattGGAATAATCTTGCATTTGAACAGAAGTGGTTTCAACTACCAGATGCCTATTTTAAGCTGTTTTGTTACagatttaataataaataaaacaaatgcttatCACTCGTATCACTTAAATTCAGTGTCTGCTAGTCTTCCTCTGTATAAAGAAATCCTTTGTAGTGATGCTTCTGCTAAGCTTCtagggaaagaggaaaggttaatattaaaattaccttctcagtatttcattatttttcctttccaaatttcCAATTCCCCCAGCACTTTTCTTGTAGGAATGTTGCAGAAAATGCTTATTGGAGGCTGAGAACTCAAGCTAAGGGAACTTTGGCTGCAGCTCACACAAAGGACTGCTTTCGTAGggattttttaatagaagaatgcagctctgctttgtgtggttttttgttttttttttttttttttcaatagctAAGAATAGCTTTTCAAACAATTTGTGAATGCGTTGTTGCATAAACTCTTCCATTCCCTACCAATCCCTAACATTGGATCGTGACAAAGTTCTATGTTGCTTGGCCTGGGCACGCAGCCTGGGGGGGAAGCACAGCACCCAAAGGGGCTGCACGTGGctcacagcacactgcagggcagcaggagcacttCAGGGCCTCTGCGTGAGCCTGAAGGCGGTGTGGAGCTGTGATGCTGCCTGGCACAATGCAGCCTCTGCTGATTGCGTtagcctggggctgctgcactAAAAATAGTGCTTGCTTTGGCTCAGTGTGAGGGTacgtgattctatgattctatacatcTTACCAAGAGCTCAAGGCAAAATAGCACCAGGTCAGCGCTGTATTTGATTGGGTTGGAAAAGGGTTCCTTGCTTAAGAAGTGTCACTCCCACCAGTTCATTTCA includes these proteins:
- the GDF9 gene encoding growth/differentiation factor 9; the protein is MAGTWRICVCFYCCLHWLSCSIQCSPRSRDRAAPDKLSGLPGAPELSQLHPLLRLPHGVSRSYALLPPLLKVLTDQGRQSWESGTPRLQPDSRALRYMKRLYKMYATKEGIPKAHRSHLYNTVRLFTPCSECQHRHRDLITGDFHSVDLLFNLDRVTALEHLLKSVLLYSFDTSVPTSSFTCTCHLSVKEHDFSSQVCPSVSHSVAFSLHFEVRKRKWVEIDVTSFLQPLIATNRRNIHMAVNFTCLLGNPQHNTEQDNLINMALVPPSLLLYLNDTSEQAYHRWNSLRHRRKSPVRPKQRSSLFAAVPGGEGRENTQGKRASRHRRAENLKEAPATPPQNLSEYFKQFLFPQNECELHSFRLSFSQLKWDKWIIAPHRYSPQYCKGDCPRAVGHRYGSPVHTMVQNIIYEKLDSSVPRPSCVPAEYSPLSVLTIEPDGSIVYKEYEDMIATKCTCR